In Candidatus Pelagibacter ubique HIMB140, a single window of DNA contains:
- the tmk gene encoding dTMP kinase: MSKKPIIVFEGIEGSGKSHHIKIVSRYFDKNKVKYLKIREPGGSLNSEKIRQLILNKKSNFNVKTDLLLYLAARSENINLIKKYYKKRVILIDRFIDSTIAYQHYGMGVDVKIINIINKYLLKNIKVNFTFLNVVNKKNLFLRLKMRKSLNRYDQFNSSFYNKVQNGFLKLSKLNKKKYKIIDSNSDIKINEKLIINQVKKLIK, encoded by the coding sequence ATGTCTAAGAAGCCAATAATTGTTTTTGAAGGTATAGAAGGCAGTGGCAAAAGTCATCATATTAAAATTGTTTCAAGGTATTTCGACAAAAATAAAGTTAAATATTTAAAAATAAGAGAACCTGGAGGGAGTTTAAATTCTGAAAAAATTAGACAATTAATTTTAAATAAGAAATCGAATTTTAATGTAAAAACTGACTTACTTTTATATCTAGCTGCCAGAAGTGAAAATATTAATCTTATTAAAAAATATTATAAAAAAAGAGTTATCTTAATTGATAGATTCATCGACTCTACAATAGCTTATCAGCATTACGGCATGGGTGTTGATGTTAAAATTATAAATATAATTAATAAATATTTATTAAAAAATATTAAGGTTAATTTTACATTTCTTAATGTTGTAAATAAAAAAAATCTTTTCTTAAGATTAAAAATGAGAAAATCTTTGAATAGATATGATCAATTTAATAGCAGTTTCTATAATAAAGTTCAAAATGGATTTCTTAAGTTATCAAAACTAAATAAGAAAAAATATAAGATAATTGATTCAAATTCAGATATTAAGATAAATGAAAAATTAATTATCAATCAAGTTAAAAAGTTAATTAAATGA
- a CDS encoding putative transporter has product MFRFFTQKHWLLWSWIGSAIILSSLWIQVKIDVKINEWFGQFYDMIQKALGAPNSITIEEYWASLLSFITLAAMYVGVAVVVSFFTSHYLFRWRTAMVEWYHSVYDKARKIEGAAQRVQEDTIKFSRIMESLGTSLIEALMILIEFMPILFGLSVGIPIFFFGDWDYGLIVGALIWSVGGTIFLILLGLILRLVGVEYDLQKKEAAYRKILVIAEDDGTIRPKTIEELFDGVRNIHFLSYIRYLYFNIGRIAYLQANVLSAYVFLAPAIVAGAVTLGVMQQIIRAFGRVEGSMQYILKAWPTIIELASVYKRLREFESKIIQEEIIDKKA; this is encoded by the coding sequence ATGTTTAGGTTTTTCACTCAAAAACATTGGTTGCTATGGTCATGGATTGGTTCAGCAATAATTTTATCATCACTTTGGATACAGGTAAAAATTGATGTAAAAATCAATGAATGGTTTGGTCAATTTTACGATATGATTCAAAAAGCCTTAGGTGCACCAAATTCTATTACTATAGAAGAATATTGGGCAAGCTTATTATCTTTCATAACTTTGGCTGCTATGTACGTAGGTGTAGCAGTTGTTGTTAGTTTTTTTACTTCGCACTATTTGTTTAGATGGAGAACTGCTATGGTTGAATGGTATCATAGCGTATATGATAAAGCTCGTAAAATAGAAGGAGCTGCACAAAGGGTTCAGGAAGATACCATTAAATTCTCAAGAATAATGGAGTCACTTGGTACAAGTTTAATTGAAGCATTAATGATACTAATTGAATTTATGCCAATTTTATTTGGCTTAAGTGTTGGAATTCCAATTTTTTTCTTTGGTGACTGGGATTATGGATTAATAGTTGGTGCTTTAATTTGGTCAGTTGGTGGAACAATATTTTTAATTTTGCTTGGGTTGATTTTAAGGTTAGTGGGCGTTGAGTATGATCTCCAAAAAAAAGAGGCAGCTTATAGAAAAATACTTGTAATAGCAGAGGATGATGGAACCATTCGACCAAAAACTATAGAAGAATTATTTGACGGTGTTAGAAATATTCATTTCTTAAGTTATATTAGATACTTATACTTTAATATTGGTAGAATTGCATACTTACAAGCAAATGTATTGTCTGCATATGTTTTTTTAGCGCCAGCAATTGTAGCTGGAGCAGTTACCCTTGGTGTGATGCAACAAATAATTAGAGCATTTGGTAGAGTTGAGGGCTCTATGCAATATATATTAAAAGCTTGGCCCACTATAATTGAACTTGCTAGTGTATATAAACGTTTAAGAGAATTTGAATCCAAAATTATACAAGAAGAAATAATTGATAAAAAAGCTTAA
- a CDS encoding glutathione peroxidase — translation MRKVIFVLSIVMFFFKTSATANYEKKFYDFTIESITGETINLKDYKDKVILVVNTASFCGFTKQYDELQELWDLYKNKGLIVLGVPSNSFNQEKKNNADVKEFCEVNFNINFPLTSITEVKGENAHELFKWAKDNHGKSAIPKWNFHKILINKEGKVEDTFASFTKPLSKKLIKSIENIL, via the coding sequence ATGAGAAAAGTAATATTTGTACTTTCTATAGTTATGTTTTTTTTTAAAACCTCAGCAACAGCAAACTATGAAAAAAAGTTTTATGATTTCACAATTGAAAGCATTACAGGTGAAACAATAAATCTAAAAGATTACAAAGATAAAGTTATTCTGGTAGTCAATACAGCTAGTTTTTGTGGTTTTACCAAACAATATGATGAATTACAGGAATTATGGGATTTATATAAAAATAAAGGTTTAATTGTTCTTGGAGTCCCTTCAAACTCCTTTAATCAAGAAAAAAAAAATAATGCTGATGTAAAAGAATTCTGTGAAGTAAATTTCAATATTAATTTTCCACTAACATCAATCACAGAAGTTAAAGGAGAAAATGCTCATGAACTTTTCAAGTGGGCAAAAGATAATCATGGTAAATCTGCAATTCCAAAATGGAATTTTCATAAAATTTTAATTAACAAAGAAGGAAAAGTTGAAGATACATTTGCATCTTTTACTAAGCCACTGTCAAAAAAGTTGATTAAATCAATTGAAAATATTTTATAG
- a CDS encoding DNA polymerase III, with the protein MNLNSSTQQNLYKHQEIFKHLSKLYLNNKLPNKILLSGEKGIGKATLGYHLINFVLSVDEEHSYDVENNKINLENKSFKLIQNKSNPNFNLIDVAENKKNIDINQIRELIVNLNKSSFNNKKRFVLIDNIELLNLNSINALLKVLEEPNKNINFILINNNKRVLPTLKSRCLNFKIFLTNAQSIEIVNKLINDDVYNFINQDLVNYFTTPGKLYELLKLAENFDLDLKDYNLDTFLQSLISSKNYKKNKPIIQLIYSFIEVYFRNNISTKNIKLFHLYHYFLKKINDTKIYNLDEETLFMEFEDKVLNG; encoded by the coding sequence ATGAATCTAAATTCATCTACACAACAGAATTTGTATAAACATCAAGAGATTTTTAAACATTTATCCAAATTATATTTAAATAATAAATTGCCGAATAAAATACTTTTATCTGGTGAAAAAGGTATAGGTAAAGCAACATTAGGTTATCATCTAATAAATTTTGTATTATCAGTAGATGAAGAGCATTCTTATGATGTTGAAAATAATAAAATTAATTTAGAAAATAAATCATTCAAACTTATACAAAATAAATCTAATCCAAATTTTAATCTTATTGACGTTGCTGAAAACAAAAAAAACATTGATATAAATCAAATAAGAGAATTAATTGTTAACCTAAATAAATCTTCATTTAATAATAAAAAAAGATTTGTTTTAATAGACAATATAGAATTATTAAATTTGAATTCTATTAATGCATTACTAAAGGTGTTGGAAGAACCTAATAAAAATATTAATTTTATCTTAATTAATAATAACAAAAGAGTTTTACCAACTCTTAAATCTAGATGTTTAAATTTCAAAATTTTTTTAACGAATGCTCAATCTATTGAAATTGTTAATAAATTAATAAACGATGATGTTTATAATTTTATAAATCAAGATTTAGTAAATTACTTTACAACACCAGGCAAATTATATGAATTATTAAAACTTGCAGAAAACTTTGATTTAGATCTTAAGGATTATAATTTAGACACTTTTTTGCAAAGTCTAATATCAAGTAAGAATTACAAAAAAAACAAACCAATTATTCAATTAATATATTCTTTTATTGAAGTTTATTTTAGAAACAATATATCTACGAAAAATATTAAATTATTTCACCTTTATCATTATTTTTTAAAAAAAATAAATGATACTAAAATTTATAATTTAGATGAAGAGACATTATTTATGGAATTTGAAGATAAAGTTTTAAATGGATAA
- the nhaA gene encoding Na+/H+ antiporter NhaA: protein MINYISKPFRWFFKLEAASGLVLLFAAIIALFISNSGLADLYFATLNKYLFIGINNFGLKLSVLHWINDALMAIFFFFVTLEIKREFLQGELSNIKQALLPIIAAVGGMLVPALFYVFINLGDSETLNGWAIPSATDIAFSLGVLSLLGKRVPLSLKVFLTALAIIDDLGAIVIIALFYSGDLSIKYLTLMLLAFIVLLLINKFNIKKFLPYLVVGLFLWDFTHNSGIHATIAGVLLAMTIPHRKKDKDFSLLIKIEHAISPYVAFGIMPLFAFANAGVSLEGLSFASLLDKVPLGIVLGLFLGKQLGVFVFSYVSIKLKVAQMPNDTSWYNFYGVGVLTGIGFTMSLFVGNLAFVENMQYMDGVKIGVLTGSLLSTLFGYFLILLTPNKPKK, encoded by the coding sequence ATGATTAATTATATATCAAAACCTTTTAGATGGTTTTTTAAATTAGAAGCTGCAAGTGGACTTGTTCTTTTATTTGCTGCAATAATTGCATTATTTATAAGTAACTCAGGATTAGCTGATTTATATTTTGCTACATTAAATAAATACTTATTTATAGGTATTAATAATTTTGGACTAAAATTATCAGTACTGCATTGGATAAATGATGCCTTGATGGCAATATTTTTTTTCTTTGTCACTTTAGAAATAAAAAGAGAATTTCTACAAGGTGAACTTTCAAATATTAAACAGGCTTTACTACCAATCATAGCTGCTGTAGGAGGAATGTTAGTTCCTGCATTATTTTATGTTTTCATTAATTTAGGCGATAGCGAAACGTTAAATGGATGGGCAATTCCATCAGCAACAGATATAGCTTTTTCTTTAGGGGTTTTGTCGTTGCTTGGAAAAAGAGTACCTCTATCATTAAAAGTATTTTTAACAGCACTAGCTATAATTGATGATTTAGGAGCAATAGTAATTATTGCACTATTCTACTCTGGAGATTTGAGCATTAAGTATTTAACCTTAATGCTTTTAGCTTTCATCGTTTTGTTGTTAATAAATAAATTTAATATTAAAAAATTCTTACCTTATTTAGTTGTTGGACTTTTCCTGTGGGATTTTACCCACAACTCAGGCATCCACGCCACAATTGCTGGTGTTTTATTGGCTATGACAATCCCACATAGAAAAAAGGATAAAGATTTTTCTTTATTAATAAAAATAGAACACGCAATTAGTCCTTATGTTGCTTTTGGGATAATGCCTTTATTTGCATTTGCAAATGCAGGTGTTTCTCTTGAGGGTTTATCTTTTGCTTCTTTGTTGGATAAGGTTCCGCTAGGCATTGTGCTTGGTCTATTCTTGGGTAAACAACTTGGTGTTTTTGTATTCTCATATGTATCAATAAAATTAAAAGTTGCTCAAATGCCAAACGATACAAGTTGGTATAATTTTTATGGAGTTGGAGTTCTTACTGGTATTGGTTTTACAATGAGTTTGTTTGTAGGAAATTTAGCTTTCGTTGAAAACATGCAATATATGGATGGTGTAAAAATAGGTGTTTTGACTGGTTCATTACTATCAACTTTATTTGGTTATTTTTTAATATTGCTTACTCCAAATAAACCCAAAAAATGA
- a CDS encoding MBL fold metallo-hydrolase, with product MKFIILGCGSSMGVPRPDGFFGNCDPNNKKNYRTRCSALLKTTNENILIDTSPDLREQLLRHKIKKINKVLFSHMHGDQTHGINDLRSFYINSRKQIDVYADSDTSKYLKNSFSYIFKSYSKEYPATLNLNKLPKNIYTRNKNKKINIQSIKVEHGKVNSNCFIIDKKLAYISDVSKIYEKDFKYFKNLKYLIIDCLWYNFHPSHFNLENSLNIIKIFKPKKAILTNLSPVLDYKVLKKLLPKNIIPAHDGLTLEL from the coding sequence ATGAAATTTATTATCTTAGGCTGTGGTAGTTCAATGGGTGTACCAAGACCAGATGGTTTTTTTGGAAATTGTGACCCAAATAATAAAAAGAATTACAGAACAAGATGCTCAGCTTTATTGAAAACTACTAATGAAAATATACTAATAGATACTTCACCAGATTTAAGAGAACAACTTTTAAGACATAAAATTAAAAAAATAAATAAAGTTCTTTTTTCTCATATGCATGGAGATCAAACTCATGGAATTAATGATTTAAGATCTTTTTATATAAATAGCAGAAAACAAATTGATGTTTATGCGGATAGTGATACTTCAAAATATCTTAAAAATTCATTTTCATACATTTTCAAAAGTTACTCAAAAGAATATCCAGCAACATTAAATTTAAATAAATTGCCAAAAAATATTTATACAAGAAATAAGAATAAAAAAATCAATATTCAATCTATTAAAGTTGAGCATGGCAAAGTAAATTCAAATTGTTTTATTATTGATAAAAAATTAGCTTATATCAGTGATGTTAGCAAAATTTATGAAAAGGATTTTAAATATTTTAAAAACTTGAAATATTTAATAATTGATTGTTTGTGGTACAATTTTCATCCATCGCATTTCAACTTAGAAAATTCACTTAATATAATCAAAATATTTAAACCCAAAAAAGCTATTCTAACAAATTTATCACCAGTTTTAGATTATAAAGTACTTAAAAAGTTATTACCTAAAAATATTATACCTGCTCATGATGGTTTAACTTTAGAACTATAA
- a CDS encoding zinc-ribbon domain-containing protein has translation MIITCPCEKKKFKIDSSLIPSEGRELQCGSCERVWFYKPQNESEAPLTLNNNVFINKTEQNIELKKKNLDISKTLQQEKIIESEIEKENVKTVEKSEGKKSKLFSYLIVFIISFVALIILVDTLKTALINVFPGLEIILFNLFETLQDIKLFIIDQN, from the coding sequence ATGATAATTACTTGTCCTTGCGAAAAGAAAAAATTTAAAATTGATAGTTCGTTAATTCCCAGCGAAGGACGTGAACTACAATGTGGATCTTGCGAAAGAGTCTGGTTTTACAAACCACAAAATGAAAGCGAAGCTCCATTAACATTAAACAATAATGTTTTTATAAATAAAACAGAACAAAATATTGAGTTAAAAAAAAAAAATTTAGATATTAGCAAAACATTGCAACAAGAAAAAATAATTGAGTCTGAAATAGAAAAAGAAAACGTAAAAACAGTTGAAAAATCAGAAGGTAAAAAATCTAAATTATTTTCTTATTTGATAGTTTTTATTATATCTTTTGTTGCTTTAATAATACTGGTTGACACACTTAAAACCGCACTAATTAATGTATTTCCTGGGCTAGAAATAATATTATTCAACCTTTTTGAAACATTGCAAGATATAAAACTATTTATTATAGACCAAAATTAA
- a CDS encoding ETC complex I subunit, whose translation MKKAIIYIPNKNPMQSGLAKNDKWILEFKTNNPTKNPLMGWESSSDTYSELKLEFSSKELAINYAKKKKIDFEIIEPRKRKTVKKSYADNFLK comes from the coding sequence ATGAAAAAAGCAATTATTTACATTCCAAACAAAAACCCAATGCAATCAGGTTTAGCTAAAAATGACAAATGGATATTAGAATTTAAAACCAATAACCCAACAAAGAACCCATTGATGGGTTGGGAAAGTTCATCAGATACTTATTCAGAATTAAAATTAGAGTTTTCATCAAAAGAACTAGCAATCAATTATGCAAAAAAAAAGAAAATAGATTTTGAAATAATTGAACCTAGGAAAAGAAAAACAGTAAAAAAATCTTACGCTGATAATTTTTTAAAATAA
- a CDS encoding TatD family hydrolase, with protein sequence MIDSHCHLDHEPLLSDLTNVLQRSKDVGIKKLLTISTSFESFSRVKELVNRDEMIYGTIGIHPHESSTNTITANQIIDNLKNNKKIIGVGETGLDFYYNNSEKNKQIVSFKEHIQASIKTNVPLIVHSRNAEDETFEILNQYKDENIKILMHCFTGSKEFSEKLLSLNSYFSASGIITFKNSVDLQETFKSIPNENILIETDSPFLAPVPNRGKKNEPSFIDFTAAKLAEIKNISKNELIELTTNNFNKLFFN encoded by the coding sequence ATGATTGATTCTCATTGTCACTTAGATCACGAACCTTTGTTGAGTGATTTAACAAATGTTTTACAAAGATCAAAAGATGTGGGTATTAAAAAACTATTAACAATATCAACCTCCTTTGAAAGTTTCTCTAGAGTTAAGGAACTAGTTAATAGAGATGAGATGATTTATGGTACAATTGGAATTCATCCACATGAAAGTTCTACCAACACAATTACTGCCAATCAAATTATTGACAACTTAAAAAATAATAAAAAAATTATAGGTGTTGGTGAAACTGGATTAGATTTTTATTATAATAATAGTGAAAAAAATAAACAAATTGTAAGTTTTAAAGAACATATTCAAGCATCAATAAAAACTAATGTTCCTTTAATTGTTCATTCAAGAAATGCTGAAGATGAAACATTTGAAATTCTAAATCAATATAAAGATGAGAATATTAAAATTTTAATGCATTGTTTTACTGGTTCAAAAGAATTTTCAGAAAAATTATTATCTTTAAATTCTTACTTTTCTGCTAGTGGAATAATTACTTTTAAAAATTCAGTAGATTTACAAGAGACATTTAAATCAATCCCAAATGAAAATATTTTAATTGAAACCGATAGTCCCTTTTTGGCGCCAGTGCCAAATAGAGGGAAAAAAAATGAACCATCATTTATCGATTTTACAGCTGCAAAATTAGCAGAAATAAAGAACATTTCTAAAAATGAACTAATAGAACTAACAACTAATAATTTTAATAAACTTTTTTTTAATTAA
- a CDS encoding D-alanyl-D-alanine carboxypeptidase family protein — protein MFKKLNLIILIFILFASKSFANFDVKAKTAIIQDYHSGEILFEKEADLSIYPASMTKIMTSIIAFDLIKSGDLSMDEKFIISEKAWRLSTAGYSSMFIMVGDEVSVENLLKGIIIASGNDACIALAEGIAGTEEEFSILMTAKAKELGMDNTNFSNSSGINHPDNNSTVRDIMIMSRYLIKEHPEFYKMFAEKEFTWDRTGGDPITQGNRNPLLYKNLGADGIKTGYLAVEKYSLASSIERNGRRLIAVGSGFNSKNARSKESTKMLTYGLTNFDLVKITEANKPFQKIEVWLGKEDTVDVYTNEDIYKTIKKAKKKLLKVSVNYDGPVEAPINKDQKVATLKVVYDQELVGEYDLLALKEIKKVNFFSRLLKSLNYLIWGDV, from the coding sequence ATGTTTAAAAAATTAAATTTAATTATTTTAATATTCATTTTATTTGCATCTAAATCATTTGCAAATTTTGATGTGAAAGCAAAAACTGCAATAATTCAAGATTATCATTCTGGAGAAATTCTTTTTGAGAAAGAAGCGGACTTATCAATTTATCCTGCATCCATGACGAAAATCATGACTTCAATCATTGCCTTCGACTTAATTAAGTCAGGAGATTTAAGTATGGACGAAAAATTTATTATTTCAGAAAAAGCTTGGCGATTATCTACAGCTGGTTATTCCTCAATGTTTATAATGGTAGGGGATGAGGTCTCGGTTGAAAATTTACTAAAAGGTATAATCATAGCATCTGGTAATGATGCTTGTATTGCATTAGCAGAAGGCATAGCGGGTACAGAGGAAGAGTTTTCAATCTTAATGACAGCAAAAGCTAAAGAATTAGGAATGGACAATACAAATTTTTCTAATTCATCAGGAATTAATCATCCCGATAACAATTCAACAGTTAGAGACATAATGATCATGTCTAGATACCTAATTAAAGAACATCCAGAATTTTATAAAATGTTTGCAGAAAAAGAATTTACTTGGGATAGAACGGGTGGAGATCCAATAACACAAGGTAATAGAAATCCTTTGTTGTATAAAAATCTTGGAGCAGATGGTATCAAAACTGGTTATTTGGCTGTAGAAAAATATTCATTAGCTTCATCTATAGAGAGAAATGGAAGAAGATTAATTGCTGTTGGTAGTGGTTTTAATTCCAAAAATGCCAGATCAAAAGAAAGTACTAAAATGTTAACTTATGGACTTACAAATTTTGATTTAGTTAAAATTACTGAAGCTAATAAACCTTTTCAAAAAATAGAAGTATGGTTGGGAAAAGAAGATACAGTTGATGTTTATACAAATGAAGACATTTACAAAACTATTAAAAAAGCCAAAAAAAAATTGTTAAAGGTTTCTGTAAATTATGATGGTCCTGTAGAAGCACCAATAAATAAAGATCAAAAAGTTGCAACATTAAAAGTAGTTTATGACCAAGAATTAGTAGGTGAGTATGATTTGCTTGCTTTAAAAGAAATTAAAAAAGTAAATTTCTTTTCTAGATTGCTTAAATCATTAAACTACTTAATTTGGGGCGATGTCTAA
- the glpX gene encoding class II fructose-bisphosphatase has protein sequence MAIDKKFIDQFVNVASKAAIASSYFVGKKDKIAADKAAVDSMRKELNNMDIKAEIVIGEGELDEAPMLYIGEKIGTGNGPELDIAVDPLEGTNFAANNLPGALSVIAIAEKDNLFKAPETYMEKISTKVRERNVVDLDYSVKKNIFNLSEYLNKKPENLTACILERPRHNKIISELRDLNVKIKFISDGDVSGALLVTDEKYSVDIFLGTGGGPEGVLAAAALDAFDCGFQGRFLFETDKDKKRAKDMGITDFTKKYDLNEIIKGDSIFCATGITSGELVSGIKTNKDKFISETLVTHKHSSLKKVVKLNQKLIR, from the coding sequence ATGGCTATCGATAAAAAATTTATTGATCAATTTGTAAATGTAGCCTCAAAAGCAGCTATAGCTTCATCATATTTTGTTGGCAAAAAGGATAAAATAGCAGCAGATAAAGCAGCTGTGGATTCTATGAGAAAAGAGTTAAATAATATGGATATAAAAGCTGAAATAGTAATAGGTGAGGGTGAGTTAGATGAAGCGCCAATGTTATATATTGGTGAAAAAATTGGCACAGGAAATGGTCCAGAACTTGATATAGCTGTAGATCCATTGGAAGGAACTAATTTTGCAGCTAACAATCTTCCTGGAGCCTTATCAGTAATTGCAATTGCAGAAAAAGACAATCTATTTAAGGCACCTGAAACTTACATGGAAAAAATCTCAACTAAAGTAAGGGAGAGAAACGTTGTTGATTTAGATTATTCAGTTAAAAAAAATATTTTTAATTTAAGCGAATACTTAAATAAAAAACCAGAGAATTTAACTGCATGTATTTTGGAAAGGCCTAGACATAATAAAATTATTTCTGAATTAAGAGATTTAAATGTAAAAATTAAATTTATATCTGATGGAGATGTTTCTGGAGCACTATTGGTAACTGATGAAAAATACTCTGTTGATATTTTTTTAGGGACAGGAGGGGGACCAGAAGGAGTCTTAGCGGCTGCTGCATTAGATGCTTTTGATTGTGGTTTTCAAGGTAGATTTTTATTTGAAACAGATAAAGACAAGAAAAGAGCCAAAGATATGGGTATTACAGATTTTACAAAAAAATATGATTTGAATGAAATTATCAAAGGTGACTCAATCTTTTGCGCAACTGGTATAACCTCTGGTGAATTAGTTTCGGGCATAAAAACTAATAAAGATAAATTTATTTCTGAAACTTTAGTGACACATAAACACTCAAGCCTTAAAAAGGTTGTAAAATTAAATCAAAAATTAATACGATAA
- the metG gene encoding methionine--tRNA ligase, producing the protein MDKNFYITTPIYYPSAKPHMGHAYSSIAADFFARFKIIDDYVVHFLTGTDEHGLKIQRSAERAGATPQKFCDQISKTFRDLSDILNLCNTDFIRTTEERHKKTVQYLWSELEKNDDIYLSNYSGWYSVSDEAFYSEDEIEEIDGKKIAISSKSPVEWIEEESYFFRLSKWEKPLLKYYEDNPDFIYPVSRRNEVISFVKSGLKDLSVSRKSFSWGIPVPSNKNHVIYVWLDALTNYLSALNYPNKDDELFKKFWPASIHLIGKDILRFHAVYWPAFLLAAKIEVPKRVYGHGWILSGEEKMSKSKGNILDPLEIINEYGLDPLRYYLIKEVSFGNDGNISQERLEDCINSDLANNYGNLCQRVTAFAIKNCDGKIPSEIKFLDEDLLILDKYKKNLDNIRSKIDHQNINFYIDYIVNSLFEANKYFNDQEPWKKKDDQIRLNTIVYTTLEIVRKISFLLYPIIPESSLKALKIFDINEAQIKLNSLTDNEYLTKGNNINKIDILFKKIEKNND; encoded by the coding sequence ATGGATAAAAATTTTTATATTACTACACCTATTTATTATCCATCAGCTAAACCTCATATGGGTCACGCCTACTCAAGTATAGCTGCTGATTTTTTTGCAAGATTTAAAATCATTGATGATTATGTAGTACATTTTTTAACCGGTACAGATGAGCATGGTTTAAAAATTCAAAGATCAGCTGAACGAGCAGGGGCGACTCCTCAAAAATTTTGTGATCAAATAAGCAAAACTTTTCGAGATCTTTCAGATATTCTAAATTTATGCAACACTGATTTTATTAGAACAACCGAAGAGAGGCATAAAAAAACAGTGCAATATCTTTGGTCTGAACTTGAAAAGAATGATGATATTTATCTATCAAATTATTCTGGTTGGTATTCAGTATCAGATGAAGCTTTTTATAGCGAAGATGAGATAGAAGAAATAGATGGTAAAAAAATAGCTATATCATCAAAATCACCTGTCGAATGGATTGAAGAAGAGTCGTATTTTTTTAGACTTTCAAAATGGGAAAAACCTCTTTTAAAATATTATGAAGATAATCCTGATTTTATTTATCCAGTGTCTCGACGAAATGAAGTTATTAGTTTTGTAAAAAGTGGTCTAAAAGATCTATCAGTTAGTAGGAAAAGTTTTTCATGGGGTATACCAGTTCCAAGTAATAAAAATCATGTAATTTACGTTTGGCTAGATGCACTTACAAATTATTTAAGCGCACTAAATTACCCAAATAAAGATGATGAATTATTCAAAAAATTTTGGCCTGCATCAATACATTTAATTGGCAAAGATATACTTAGATTTCATGCTGTTTATTGGCCAGCTTTTTTATTAGCTGCCAAGATTGAAGTGCCAAAAAGAGTTTATGGTCATGGTTGGATTTTATCCGGAGAGGAAAAAATGTCCAAATCTAAAGGGAATATTTTGGATCCATTAGAAATAATTAATGAGTATGGGTTAGATCCATTAAGATATTATCTAATCAAAGAAGTTTCTTTTGGAAATGATGGTAATATTTCTCAAGAAAGATTGGAAGATTGTATAAACAGTGATTTAGCAAATAACTATGGTAATTTATGTCAAAGAGTTACCGCTTTTGCGATCAAAAATTGTGATGGAAAAATTCCTTCTGAAATTAAATTTCTAGATGAAGATTTGTTAATTTTAGACAAGTATAAAAAAAATTTAGATAATATTAGATCTAAAATTGATCATCAAAATATTAACTTTTATATAGACTACATTGTTAATTCACTATTTGAGGCAAATAAATATTTTAATGATCAAGAACCGTGGAAAAAAAAAGATGACCAAATCAGATTAAACACAATTGTCTATACTACATTAGAAATTGTTCGAAAAATAAGTTTCTTATTATATCCAATTATTCCAGAGTCTTCTTTAAAAGCACTAAAAATTTTTGATATCAATGAAGCTCAAATAAAATTAAATTCCCTTACAGATAATGAGTATTTAACTAAAGGAAATAATATTAATAAAATTGATATATTATTTAAAAAAATAGAAAAAAATAATGATTGA